The following proteins come from a genomic window of Streptomyces liliiviolaceus:
- a CDS encoding sensor histidine kinase: MSGRRRPRTQRRRPSGAPRTLRRRQPRTLRTRLVVSAVALIAVVCAVIGTVTTIALQQHLYKQLDSQVTDAAERAGGPPPGELPRNPDGGGSSPGYSGGSSTDDRLADFVTKGPTQKDTIAAEVGSDGGITRAVVAVEKSSDGAFDQMGSKNLSDAAKAALGSVSKTGKHTVDIPGMGEYRVMYVSGGKGSFYIALPTESVTSTINTLILVEVSVTAAGLIAAGIAGATIVTVALRPLRKVASTATRVSELPLHTGEVTLNERVAESETDPHTEVGQVGAALNRMLDHVHGALHARQESETRVRQFVADASHELRTPLASIRGYAELTRRGREETGPDTRHALGRIESEAGRMTGLVEDLLLLARLDAGRPLSYEHTDLSPLVVDAVSDARAAGREHNWRLELPDEPALVLADAARVQQVMVNLFANARTHTPPGTTVTARVRRQGAWVCVDVQDNGQGIPPDLLPHVFERFARGDSSRSRSSGSTGLGLAIVQAVAAAHGGAVTVDSVPGHTVFTVHLPALAPQAPHSHEAFISETHSKPYSQAQHSATTWVQQGA, translated from the coding sequence GTGAGCGGGCGACGACGGCCGCGTACGCAGCGGCGCCGACCGTCCGGGGCCCCGCGCACGCTGCGGCGCCGGCAGCCTCGGACCCTGCGGACGCGGCTCGTCGTCTCGGCGGTCGCGCTGATCGCGGTGGTCTGCGCCGTGATCGGTACGGTGACGACCATCGCGTTGCAGCAGCACCTGTACAAGCAGCTGGACAGCCAGGTCACCGACGCCGCCGAACGTGCCGGGGGCCCACCGCCGGGCGAGCTGCCCAGGAACCCCGACGGCGGCGGCTCGTCCCCGGGATACTCCGGCGGCTCCTCGACGGACGACAGGCTCGCGGATTTCGTCACCAAGGGGCCGACGCAGAAGGACACCATCGCGGCCGAGGTCGGCAGCGACGGCGGAATCACCAGGGCTGTCGTGGCCGTGGAGAAGTCCTCGGACGGCGCCTTCGACCAGATGGGCTCCAAGAACCTCAGCGACGCGGCGAAGGCCGCGCTCGGGTCCGTGTCCAAGACGGGCAAACACACCGTCGACATCCCGGGCATGGGCGAGTACCGCGTCATGTACGTCAGCGGCGGCAAGGGCAGTTTCTACATCGCCCTGCCCACCGAGTCCGTCACCAGCACCATCAACACCCTCATCCTCGTCGAGGTGAGCGTGACGGCGGCCGGTCTGATCGCCGCCGGTATCGCCGGCGCGACCATCGTCACCGTGGCCCTGCGCCCCCTGCGCAAGGTCGCCTCCACCGCCACCCGGGTCTCCGAACTGCCGCTCCACACCGGCGAGGTGACCCTCAACGAACGGGTCGCCGAGTCCGAGACCGATCCGCACACCGAGGTCGGGCAGGTCGGGGCCGCGCTCAACCGCATGCTCGATCACGTCCACGGCGCCCTGCACGCGCGCCAGGAGAGCGAGACCCGCGTACGGCAGTTCGTGGCGGACGCCAGCCATGAGCTGCGTACCCCCCTCGCGTCCATCCGCGGATACGCCGAGCTGACCAGACGCGGCAGAGAGGAGACCGGGCCCGACACGCGGCACGCGCTGGGCCGGATCGAGTCCGAGGCCGGGCGGATGACGGGCCTCGTCGAGGACCTGCTGCTGCTCGCGCGCCTGGACGCGGGACGGCCGCTCAGTTACGAGCACACCGACCTCTCCCCGCTGGTCGTGGACGCCGTGAGCGACGCCCGCGCGGCCGGCCGCGAGCACAACTGGCGGCTGGAGCTGCCCGACGAACCCGCGCTGGTGCTGGCCGACGCCGCTCGTGTCCAGCAGGTCATGGTGAACCTGTTCGCGAACGCGCGCACCCACACGCCTCCCGGTACGACGGTGACCGCGCGCGTGCGCCGTCAGGGAGCCTGGGTGTGCGTGGACGTCCAGGACAACGGCCAGGGCATCCCGCCGGACCTCCTGCCGCACGTCTTCGAACGGTTCGCGCGCGGCGACTCGTCGCGCTCGCGCTCCTCCGGTTCGACCGGGCTCGGGCTCGCCATCGTGCAGGCCGTCGCGGCCGCGCACGGCGGTGCGGTGACCGTCGACAGCGTCCCCGGACACACCGTCTTCACGGTGCACCTGCCCGCGCTGGCCCCTCAGGCGCCCCATTCTCATGAGGCGTTCATTTCGGAAACACATTCAAAACCGTACTCACAGGCACAGCACAGTGCGACCACATGGGTGCAACAGGGCGCTTGA
- a CDS encoding amidohydrolase family protein, whose translation MDAEEGETAEEGEAVGVRRFWEQLGLPGLVDVHTHFMPESVLKKVWAYFDGLGPLTGGVEWPITYRAEEDERLGMLREFGVRAFTAMLYPHKPGMAEWLNQWAVDFARRTPDCLHTATLFPEPGVAEYVRRALDDGARVFKAHVQVGAYDPADALLDPAWGVLAEAGTPVVIHCGSGPSPGKHTGPEPVGRVLARHPRLRLVIAHTGMPEYEDFLDLAERFGEVRLDTTMAFTDFSEEFAPFPRRALPRLAGRPRPDLSTRLAGRPRPDPSPRLADPPRLAGLGDRILLGTDFPNIPYPYEHQLRALERLGLGEDWLRAVCHDNGARLFGL comes from the coding sequence ATGGATGCTGAGGAGGGCGAGACCGCGGAGGAGGGCGAGGCCGTCGGCGTACGGCGGTTCTGGGAACAGCTCGGTCTTCCCGGGCTCGTCGACGTCCACACCCACTTCATGCCCGAGTCCGTGCTGAAGAAGGTCTGGGCGTACTTCGACGGGCTCGGGCCGCTCACCGGCGGTGTCGAGTGGCCCATCACCTACCGGGCCGAGGAGGACGAACGGCTCGGGATGCTGCGGGAGTTCGGCGTGCGTGCCTTCACCGCCATGCTCTACCCGCACAAGCCGGGCATGGCCGAGTGGCTGAACCAATGGGCCGTCGACTTCGCCCGCCGGACCCCCGACTGCCTCCACACGGCGACGCTGTTCCCGGAGCCGGGCGTCGCGGAGTACGTGCGCAGGGCGCTGGACGACGGGGCGCGGGTCTTCAAGGCGCACGTCCAGGTGGGGGCGTACGACCCCGCCGACGCCCTGCTCGATCCGGCCTGGGGGGTGCTCGCCGAGGCGGGGACCCCTGTCGTGATCCACTGCGGATCGGGTCCCTCGCCCGGAAAGCACACCGGGCCCGAGCCGGTCGGGCGGGTGCTCGCGCGGCATCCGCGGCTGCGGCTGGTGATCGCGCACACGGGGATGCCGGAGTACGAGGACTTCCTCGACCTCGCCGAGCGGTTCGGGGAGGTGCGGCTGGACACGACGATGGCGTTCACGGACTTCAGCGAGGAGTTCGCGCCGTTCCCTCGACGCGCGCTCCCCCGCCTCGCCGGGCGTCCCCGTCCGGACCTGTCCACCCGTCTCGCCGGGCGTCCCCGTCCGGACCCGTCCCCCCGTCTCGCCGATCCTCCCCGCCTCGCCGGTCTCGGTGACCGGATTCTGCTCGGGACCGACTTTCCCAACATCCCGTACCCGTACGAGCATCAACTGCGGGCGCTGGAGCGGCTCGGGCTCGGGGAGGACTGGCTGCGGGCGGTCTGCCATGACAACGGGGCGCGACTGTTCGGCCTGTGA
- a CDS encoding MFS transporter: MPTSQGRPPGRTQGHPQRWLILGVICLAQLTVLLDNTVLNVAIPTLTEELGAGTSDIQWMINAYSLVQSGLLLSAGSAADRYGRKKMLIAGLALFGIGSLVAGLADTTGQLIAARAGMGVGGALLLTTTLAVAMQIFAPDEQPKAIGIWSAVNALGFATGPLLGGFMLDHYWWGAIFLINLPVVALALTAVISLVPESKNPRGDRPDLLGALLSTIGMTALVYAIISGPEHGWTSARVLATAALALLVLALFAYWESRIPYPMLDLHFFRDRRFTGAVAGAVLITFGMGGALFLLTQHLQFVLGYGPLEAGLRTAPLALTVVALNFTGLSAKFTAKLGTPVSIALGMVLMSGGLVSIATLASSGYAGTLLGLLLIGAGCAIANPAMAHAIMSAIPPEKAGVGAGINGTLAEFGNGLGVAVLGAVLNARFAALIPFAAASLPATLAAADSADERARITDGFASGLETSQLVGAVAVLLGGLLAAALLRRAERADSAVAAVPM; encoded by the coding sequence ATGCCAACTTCCCAGGGCCGTCCGCCGGGCCGTACCCAAGGCCACCCCCAGCGGTGGCTGATCCTCGGTGTCATCTGCCTCGCCCAGCTCACCGTGCTGCTCGACAACACCGTGCTGAACGTCGCGATCCCCACCCTCACCGAGGAACTGGGCGCCGGCACCTCCGACATCCAGTGGATGATCAACGCGTACTCGCTCGTCCAGTCGGGACTGCTGCTCAGCGCGGGCAGCGCGGCCGACCGCTACGGCCGCAAGAAGATGCTGATCGCGGGCCTCGCCCTGTTCGGCATCGGCTCCCTGGTCGCCGGACTCGCCGACACCACCGGCCAGTTGATCGCCGCCCGCGCGGGCATGGGCGTCGGCGGCGCGCTCCTGCTCACCACCACGCTCGCCGTCGCGATGCAGATCTTCGCGCCCGACGAGCAGCCGAAGGCCATCGGCATCTGGAGCGCCGTCAACGCCCTCGGCTTCGCGACCGGCCCCCTGCTCGGCGGTTTCATGCTCGACCACTACTGGTGGGGCGCGATCTTCCTCATCAACCTGCCGGTGGTGGCCCTGGCCCTCACCGCCGTGATCAGCCTCGTACCGGAGTCCAAGAACCCGCGCGGCGACCGCCCCGACCTCCTGGGCGCCCTGCTCTCCACCATCGGCATGACCGCCCTCGTGTACGCGATCATCTCCGGCCCGGAACACGGCTGGACCTCCGCCCGCGTCCTTGCCACGGCCGCCCTGGCGCTCCTCGTCCTGGCCCTCTTCGCCTACTGGGAGAGCCGGATCCCGTACCCCATGCTGGACCTGCACTTCTTCCGGGACCGGCGCTTCACGGGGGCCGTCGCCGGCGCCGTACTGATCACCTTCGGCATGGGCGGCGCGCTCTTCCTGCTGACCCAGCACCTCCAGTTCGTCCTCGGATACGGGCCCCTGGAGGCGGGGCTGCGCACGGCGCCGCTCGCCCTGACCGTGGTCGCCCTCAACTTCACCGGCCTGTCGGCGAAGTTCACCGCGAAGCTCGGCACACCCGTCTCCATCGCCCTCGGCATGGTGCTGATGTCCGGCGGGCTCGTCTCGATCGCGACCCTCGCGTCGAGCGGATACGCCGGCACCCTGCTCGGCCTGCTGCTCATTGGCGCGGGCTGCGCGATCGCCAACCCCGCCATGGCGCACGCCATCATGAGCGCGATCCCGCCGGAGAAGGCGGGCGTGGGCGCGGGGATCAACGGCACGCTGGCCGAGTTCGGCAACGGCCTCGGCGTCGCCGTCCTCGGCGCGGTCCTCAACGCCCGCTTCGCCGCGCTGATCCCGTTCGCCGCGGCCTCCCTCCCGGCGACGCTCGCCGCGGCGGACTCGGCGGACGAGCGCGCGCGGATCACGGACGGGTTCGCGTCCGGCCTGGAGACCAGCCAGCTGGTCGGCGCGGTGGCCGTCCTCCTCGGCGGACTGCTGGCCGCCGCGTTGCTTCGGCGGGCCGAGAGGGCAGACTCCGCGGTGGCGGCGGTGCCGATGTGA
- a CDS encoding bifunctional glycosyltransferase family 2/GtrA family protein, with translation MRTEPSPGNLPAREHLPAGNAGTPVLDVVIPVYNEEKDLQPCVLRLHEHLSRTFPYAFRITVADNASTDTTPLVAARLAAELPEVRSFRLEQKGRGRALRTVWSASDAPVLAYMDVDLSTDLNALLPLVAPLISGHSDLAIGSRLARSSRVVRGAKREFISRTYNLILRGSLQARFSDAQCGFKAIRRDVAQVLLPLVEDTGWFFDTEMLVLAERAGLRIHEVPVDWVDDPDSTVHIVKTATDDLKGVWRVGRALATGSLALDRLARPFGDDPRDREISGVPKGLARQLVGFCVVGALSTLFYLVLYSGFRTFSGSQIANALALLVSAVANTAANRRLTFGVRGKGGAVRHQAQGLVVFGIGLALTSGSLAALNAATDEPAHATELAVLIVANLAATVLRFLLFRAWVFPDRHDTSPSTVVASHTPAVPNVPPTVPTGPASPVYATAPRAPYGTTDSSYGTTDSSYDHQTWGDPTMQLQPVRPNDHDPRDPR, from the coding sequence ATGCGAACCGAACCTTCTCCCGGCAACCTGCCGGCGCGGGAGCACCTCCCGGCCGGAAATGCCGGTACGCCTGTCCTGGACGTAGTGATCCCCGTCTACAACGAGGAGAAGGACCTCCAGCCGTGTGTGCTCAGACTCCACGAGCACCTCTCCCGCACCTTCCCGTACGCCTTCCGCATCACCGTCGCGGACAACGCGTCCACGGACACCACTCCCCTGGTGGCGGCGCGGCTGGCGGCGGAGCTCCCCGAGGTCAGATCGTTCCGGCTGGAGCAGAAGGGCCGCGGCCGGGCGCTGCGGACCGTCTGGTCCGCCTCGGACGCCCCGGTCCTCGCCTACATGGACGTCGACCTCTCCACCGACCTGAACGCGCTGCTCCCACTGGTCGCGCCGCTGATCTCCGGTCACTCCGACCTGGCGATCGGCTCGCGGCTCGCCCGTAGCTCGCGGGTGGTGCGGGGCGCCAAGCGGGAGTTCATCTCCCGTACGTACAACCTCATCCTGCGGGGGTCGCTGCAGGCCCGGTTCTCCGACGCGCAGTGCGGCTTCAAGGCCATCCGGCGCGATGTCGCGCAGGTGCTGCTGCCGCTCGTCGAGGACACCGGCTGGTTCTTCGACACCGAGATGCTGGTCCTCGCCGAACGGGCGGGGCTGCGCATCCACGAGGTGCCGGTCGACTGGGTCGACGACCCGGACTCGACCGTGCACATCGTGAAGACCGCGACCGACGACCTCAAGGGCGTGTGGCGCGTGGGACGCGCCCTCGCCACCGGCTCGCTGGCGCTGGACCGGCTCGCCCGGCCGTTCGGGGACGACCCGCGCGACCGCGAGATCAGCGGTGTACCGAAGGGCCTGGCCCGCCAGCTCGTCGGATTCTGTGTCGTGGGCGCCCTGTCCACGCTGTTCTACCTGGTGCTCTACAGCGGCTTCCGGACGTTCTCGGGTTCGCAGATCGCCAACGCGCTCGCCCTGCTCGTCTCGGCGGTCGCCAACACCGCCGCCAACCGCCGTCTGACCTTCGGCGTACGCGGCAAGGGCGGCGCGGTCCGCCACCAGGCGCAGGGCCTGGTCGTCTTCGGTATCGGACTCGCCCTCACCAGCGGCTCGCTCGCCGCCCTGAACGCGGCGACGGACGAGCCGGCGCACGCCACCGAACTCGCGGTGCTGATCGTCGCCAACCTCGCGGCGACCGTGCTGCGGTTCCTGCTCTTCCGGGCCTGGGTGTTCCCGGACCGGCACGACACGTCACCGTCGACGGTCGTCGCCTCGCACACACCCGCCGTGCCGAACGTGCCGCCGACCGTCCCGACCGGACCCGCCTCGCCGGTCTACGCGACGGCTCCGCGGGCCCCGTACGGCACGACCGACTCTTCCTACGGCACGACCGATTCCTCGTACGACCACCAGACCTGGGGGGACCCGACGATGCAGCTGCAGCCGGTGCGCCCGAACGATCATGATCCGAGGGACCCGCGATGA
- a CDS encoding PPOX class F420-dependent oxidoreductase yields MAPNIATNTSVSSAELLDFVRPRHRAILLTRRADGSPQGSPLTCGVDDSGRIVVSTYPERAKTRNAKRDERVSLIVLSDDWNGPWVQIDGTAEVIDSPDSVEPLVEYFRNISGEHPDWAEYREAMLKQGKSIIRITPQKWGPVATGGFPARLA; encoded by the coding sequence ATGGCACCGAACATCGCTACGAACACCTCCGTATCGTCGGCCGAGCTGCTCGACTTCGTACGTCCCCGTCATCGCGCCATCCTGCTGACCCGCAGGGCCGACGGGAGCCCGCAGGGGTCGCCCCTGACCTGCGGGGTCGACGACTCGGGCCGCATCGTCGTCTCGACCTACCCGGAGCGCGCCAAGACCCGCAACGCCAAGCGCGACGAGCGGGTCAGCCTGATCGTCCTGAGCGACGACTGGAACGGCCCCTGGGTCCAGATCGACGGCACGGCCGAGGTGATCGACTCCCCCGACTCGGTGGAACCCCTGGTCGAGTACTTCCGCAACATCTCGGGCGAGCACCCGGACTGGGCGGAGTACCGGGAGGCCATGCTCAAGCAGGGCAAGTCGATCATCCGCATCACCCCACAGAAATGGGGCCCGGTGGCCACGGGCGGCTTCCCCGCAAGACTGGCCTAA
- a CDS encoding response regulator transcription factor, which produces MTTTSPQGRTELLRPDGSPVRVLVVDDELSITELLSMALRYEGWQIRSAADGTGAVQTAREFRPDAVVLDMMLPDMDGLAVLGRLRRELPDVPVLFLTAKDAVEDRIAGLTAGGDDYVTKPFSLEEVVARLRGLIRRSGAADRRSDSVLVVGDLTLDEDSHEVSRAGDGIHLTATEFELLRFLMRNPRRVLSKAQILDRVWSYDFGGQANVVELYISYLRRKIDAGREPMIHTRRGAGYLIKPATS; this is translated from the coding sequence ATGACCACGACCTCGCCCCAGGGGCGCACCGAACTGCTGAGGCCGGACGGGAGCCCCGTCCGCGTGCTTGTCGTGGACGACGAGCTGTCGATCACCGAGCTGCTGTCCATGGCCCTTCGCTACGAAGGGTGGCAGATCCGCAGCGCGGCGGACGGGACCGGTGCGGTGCAGACCGCCCGTGAGTTCCGGCCCGACGCCGTCGTTCTCGACATGATGCTGCCCGACATGGACGGTCTCGCCGTCCTCGGCCGGCTGCGCCGGGAGCTGCCCGACGTGCCCGTTCTCTTCCTGACCGCGAAGGACGCGGTCGAGGACCGGATCGCGGGGCTGACGGCCGGCGGCGACGACTACGTCACCAAGCCCTTCAGTCTGGAGGAGGTCGTGGCGCGGCTGCGCGGGCTCATCCGCCGTTCCGGCGCCGCCGACCGCCGCTCCGACTCGGTGCTCGTCGTCGGTGACCTCACCCTGGACGAGGACAGCCACGAGGTGTCGCGCGCCGGTGACGGCATCCACCTCACCGCGACCGAGTTCGAGCTGCTGCGGTTCCTGATGCGCAATCCGCGCCGGGTGCTCAGCAAGGCCCAGATACTCGACCGCGTGTGGTCGTACGACTTCGGCGGCCAGGCCAACGTCGTCGAGCTCTACATCTCGTATCTGCGCCGCAAGATCGACGCCGGCCGTGAGCCGATGATCCACACCCGGCGCGGCGCCGGTTACCTGATCAAGCCCGCGACGTCGTGA
- a CDS encoding YceI family protein yields the protein MGLTARIRTRDGWAVSHAVVTVTDMTGAQVVRAEADDEGGVRDAVELVPGPYTVIVTAVGYAPVASSAIVTASGRAEIGTVTLARQGGTELPPPGPWTVDPAHSSVGAVAQHLGISSVHGRFTQFAGSIEIAPDEVAKSRVEAVIRADSIDTGNAMRDGHLKSPDFLDVERHPEITFVSTGLTPATGSDRWTVHGDLTLHGVVRPVDLDLAYLGTGADPWGGTRAAFRATTELRREDFAMNYNQVVQAGIAAIGTTLKVELDIQAVQGETLPQV from the coding sequence ATGGGACTGACCGCGCGGATCCGTACGCGGGACGGCTGGGCCGTGTCGCACGCGGTCGTCACCGTGACCGACATGACGGGCGCCCAGGTGGTGCGCGCCGAGGCCGACGACGAGGGCGGTGTGCGGGACGCGGTCGAGCTCGTGCCCGGCCCGTACACGGTGATCGTCACGGCCGTCGGGTACGCGCCCGTCGCGTCGAGCGCCATCGTCACGGCGAGCGGCCGGGCCGAGATCGGCACCGTGACCCTCGCCCGGCAGGGCGGCACCGAGCTGCCGCCGCCCGGCCCCTGGACGGTGGACCCGGCCCACTCCTCCGTGGGCGCCGTCGCCCAGCACCTGGGGATCTCCAGCGTGCACGGCCGGTTCACACAGTTCGCCGGGTCGATCGAGATCGCCCCGGACGAGGTCGCCAAGTCCCGGGTGGAGGCGGTGATCCGGGCCGACTCGATCGACACGGGCAACGCCATGCGCGACGGGCACCTGAAGTCGCCGGACTTCCTGGACGTGGAGCGCCACCCGGAGATCACGTTCGTCTCGACGGGCCTGACCCCGGCCACCGGCAGCGACCGCTGGACGGTCCACGGCGACCTGACCCTGCACGGGGTCGTACGCCCGGTCGACCTCGACCTCGCCTACCTGGGCACCGGCGCCGACCCCTGGGGCGGCACCCGCGCGGCCTTCCGCGCCACCACGGAACTGCGCCGCGAGGACTTCGCGATGAACTACAACCAGGTCGTCCAGGCGGGTATCGCGGCGATCGGTACGACGCTGAAGGTGGAGCTGGACATCCAGGCCGTGCAGGGGGAGACGCTCCCGCAGGTGTAG
- a CDS encoding ArnT family glycosyltransferase, whose protein sequence is MTTTQHEQPDTGAADPGWRPPASTAVQEPVVPAEPAAEPTVPEDGSPKQPFARRLWRGRPEDNRWVRPAFLGALLLIGALYTWNLTASGYANSFYSAAAQAGSQSWKAFFFGSLDSANAITVDKPPASLWPMALSVRLFGLNSFAILFPQVLMAVATAGVLYGAVRRRFTPAAGFLTMAVFALTPVAALMFRFNNPDAALALLMAVTVYCVLRAMEKAETKWLVWAGVAVGLAFLVKTLQAFLILPPLAIVYAVFAPTTVRRRIGQVLLSGLAMIVAGGWWVALVELWPASSRPYIGGSQNNSFLELTFGYNGLGRINGEETGSVGGGGGGGGWGETGWDRMFSSSIGGQISWLIPAALIVLAAGIALTWKAKRTDTARAAFLAWGGSLLITMVVFSFMQGIFHEYYTVALAPYVAAVVGMGASVLWEERGRMWISLTMAAAATATAVWGYVLLNRSSDYLPWLKWLVLVGGLVAALGLIFIARLGRRLSLAVVGLSFVAALAGPTAYTLTTLDEGHSGSIVTAGPSVSGGRGGPGGGMGGGPGGGGGGMPGGNRQGGTGQNQQGGGMGQPPTGGMPGGNGQQGQQNGNGQTGQNGQTQPGGGTAGGTGDGGGMGGGGGGGMGGLLNGATVSSEAKALLEKNSGDYTWVAAAIGSQNAASYQLSTGDPVMAIGGFNGSDPSPTLAQFKKYVADGKIHYFISSGSMGGGGGSDSSGTGTQISEWVQKNFKEVTVGSSTFYDLTQAASS, encoded by the coding sequence ATGACGACGACCCAGCACGAACAGCCGGATACGGGGGCCGCCGACCCCGGTTGGAGGCCACCCGCGTCCACAGCTGTACAGGAACCGGTCGTTCCGGCGGAGCCGGCCGCGGAGCCGACCGTTCCCGAGGACGGCAGCCCCAAGCAGCCCTTCGCGCGCCGCCTGTGGCGCGGGCGGCCCGAGGACAACCGCTGGGTGCGCCCCGCGTTCCTCGGGGCGCTGCTGCTGATCGGCGCGCTCTACACCTGGAACCTCACGGCCTCCGGGTACGCCAACTCCTTCTACTCGGCGGCGGCCCAGGCCGGCAGCCAGTCCTGGAAGGCCTTCTTCTTCGGCTCGCTCGACTCGGCCAACGCCATCACCGTCGACAAGCCCCCGGCCTCCCTATGGCCGATGGCCCTGTCGGTACGGCTGTTCGGCCTGAACTCCTTCGCGATCCTGTTCCCGCAGGTCCTCATGGCCGTCGCCACGGCCGGAGTGCTGTACGGGGCCGTGCGCCGCAGGTTCACCCCCGCGGCCGGCTTCCTCACCATGGCGGTGTTCGCGCTCACGCCCGTCGCCGCGCTGATGTTCCGCTTCAACAACCCGGACGCGGCCCTCGCCCTCCTGATGGCCGTCACGGTCTACTGCGTGCTGCGCGCCATGGAGAAGGCCGAGACGAAGTGGCTGGTGTGGGCGGGCGTCGCCGTCGGTCTCGCCTTCCTGGTGAAGACCCTCCAGGCGTTCCTGATCCTGCCGCCCCTCGCGATCGTCTACGCGGTGTTCGCGCCCACGACCGTGCGCAGGCGCATCGGGCAGGTGCTGCTCTCCGGCCTGGCGATGATCGTTGCGGGCGGCTGGTGGGTGGCCCTGGTCGAACTGTGGCCCGCGTCCTCCCGCCCGTACATCGGCGGCTCGCAGAACAACTCGTTCCTCGAACTCACCTTCGGCTACAACGGACTTGGCCGCATCAACGGCGAGGAGACCGGCAGCGTCGGGGGCGGCGGCGGAGGCGGCGGCTGGGGCGAGACCGGCTGGGACCGGATGTTCAGCTCCTCCATCGGCGGTCAGATCTCCTGGCTGATCCCGGCCGCGCTGATCGTGCTCGCCGCGGGCATCGCCCTGACCTGGAAGGCGAAGCGGACCGACACGGCCCGTGCCGCGTTCCTCGCCTGGGGCGGCTCGCTGCTGATCACCATGGTGGTCTTCAGCTTCATGCAGGGCATCTTCCACGAGTACTACACCGTGGCCCTCGCCCCGTACGTGGCCGCCGTGGTCGGCATGGGCGCGAGCGTGCTGTGGGAAGAGCGCGGCCGGATGTGGATCTCGCTCACCATGGCGGCCGCGGCCACGGCCACCGCGGTTTGGGGTTACGTCCTCCTGAACCGTTCCTCCGACTACCTGCCCTGGCTCAAGTGGCTGGTCCTGGTCGGTGGACTGGTCGCGGCCCTCGGCCTGATCTTCATCGCGCGGCTGGGGCGCAGGCTGTCCCTCGCGGTGGTCGGGCTCAGCTTCGTCGCGGCGCTCGCGGGCCCGACGGCGTACACGCTGACCACGCTGGACGAAGGCCACAGCGGCTCGATCGTCACGGCGGGGCCCTCGGTCTCGGGCGGTCGCGGCGGCCCCGGCGGTGGCATGGGCGGCGGTCCCGGTGGCGGCGGTGGCGGTATGCCGGGCGGCAACCGGCAGGGCGGCACCGGCCAGAACCAGCAGGGCGGCGGCATGGGCCAGCCCCCGACCGGCGGGATGCCGGGCGGCAACGGCCAGCAGGGCCAGCAGAACGGCAACGGTCAGACGGGCCAGAACGGCCAGACCCAGCCGGGCGGCGGTACCGCAGGCGGCACCGGTGACGGTGGCGGCATGGGCGGCGGAGGCGGTGGCGGTATGGGCGGTCTGCTCAACGGCGCGACCGTCAGCTCCGAGGCCAAGGCGCTCCTGGAGAAGAACTCCGGTGACTACACCTGGGTGGCGGCGGCGATCGGCTCGCAGAACGCGGCGAGCTACCAGCTCTCCACCGGCGACCCGGTGATGGCGATCGGCGGCTTCAACGGCAGCGACCCCTCGCCGACGCTGGCCCAGTTCAAGAAGTACGTGGCCGACGGGAAGATCCACTACTTCATCTCGTCCGGCTCCATGGGCGGCGGTGGCGGCAGCGACAGCTCCGGCACCGGGACCCAGATCAGCGAGTGGGTGCAGAAGAACTTCAAGGAGGTGACGGTGGGTTCGTCCACCTTCTACGACCTGACGCAGGCCGCGAGCAGCTGA
- a CDS encoding TetR/AcrR family transcriptional regulator, which produces MVRAVDRAERPARTSVWLEGKAPRGGGARGGQPASLDRDRITGATVRLLDADGLAKFSMRRLAAELNVTAMSVYWYVDTKDDLLELALDAIYGELELPDPAADEDWRDQLRAVASGYRALLVRHPWASPLAGTFLNIGPRSVAFSRTVQRVMRRTGLPTHRLAGAISAVSQFVYGFGTIEGHFTARSAEAGMSPDAYFQQALSTLKGAPELDDVLEESTEIMRARGGSTVEEMYERDFGFALDLVIAGIETVVLRGGEG; this is translated from the coding sequence ATGGTGAGGGCAGTCGACCGGGCCGAGCGCCCGGCACGGACCAGCGTCTGGCTGGAGGGCAAGGCTCCGCGAGGTGGTGGCGCCCGGGGCGGCCAGCCGGCCTCGCTCGACCGGGACCGGATCACCGGGGCGACGGTACGGCTGCTCGACGCGGACGGGCTGGCCAAGTTCTCCATGCGACGGCTGGCCGCCGAGCTGAATGTGACCGCGATGTCCGTCTACTGGTACGTGGACACGAAGGACGACCTTCTTGAGCTCGCGCTCGACGCGATCTACGGGGAACTGGAACTGCCCGATCCGGCGGCGGACGAGGACTGGCGGGACCAGCTCCGCGCCGTCGCCTCCGGCTACCGGGCGCTGCTCGTACGGCATCCCTGGGCCTCGCCGCTCGCCGGGACGTTCCTCAACATCGGGCCCAGGTCGGTCGCCTTCTCGCGGACCGTGCAGCGGGTGATGCGCAGGACCGGGCTGCCCACGCACCGGCTGGCGGGGGCCATCTCGGCCGTCTCCCAGTTCGTGTACGGGTTCGGCACGATCGAGGGGCACTTCACCGCGCGGTCGGCGGAGGCGGGGATGAGTCCTGACGCGTACTTCCAGCAGGCGCTGAGCACGTTGAAGGGGGCGCCCGAGCTCGATGACGTGCTGGAGGAGAGCACGGAGATCATGCGGGCGCGTGGGGGGAGCACGGTGGAGGAGATGTACGAGCGGGACTTCGGGTTCGCGCTGGATCTGGTGATCGCGGGGATCGAGACGGTGGTGCTCCGCGGGGGTGAGGGGTAG